acggcactgcatcacatacaggaatgctactgtaatggaaatcacaacatgggctctggaatacttccagaaaacattttcagtgaacacaatccaccgtgtcattcgctgttgccagctaaaactctgtaggtcaaaaaagcagccatatctaaacatgatcaaGAGGCGCAGGCATTTTCTCTGGGCATggatcatttaaaatggactgtggcaaagtgaaaaactgttctgtggtccaacgaatcaaaatttgaagttctttttggaaaactgggacacCATTTCacccggactaaagaggacaaggacatcccaagttgttattagcgctcatttcagaagcctgcatctctgatggtttggggttgcatgagtgcgtgtggcatgggcagcttacacatctggaaaggcaccatcaatgctgaaaggtttatacaagttctagatacatatgatcccattcagacgtcgtctctttcagggaagaccttgcattttccaacatgacaatgtcagaccacatactgcatcaattataatgtcaagactgcgtagaagaaggatctgactACTAAAATgtccagcctgcagtccagatctgtcacccacagaaaacatttggcgcatcataaagaggaagatgcaacaaagaagacctacgacagttgagcaactagaagtctgtattagacaagaataggacaacattcccattcctaaacattggtcctcctccagctgttccttatatgtacatttaacttttctggcctcttattgctacctgccccaactttttttggaatgtgtagctctcatgaaatccaaaatgagccaatatttggcatgacatttcaaaatgtatcactttcaacatttgatttgttatctatattctattgtgaataaaatataagtttatgagatttgtaaattattccattcattttttactcacaatttctacagtgtctcaactttttctgttttggggttgtacttGGTCATATTGTTTGTATTTTACATAGTAtttgtgcatttggcagatgcttttatccaaagtgatctGTTAACATACAGCTTTACCAGTTGAGTCACAGGAACAGGAATATTAAAGGATGTGGCATTAATCTAACTTAGATGGACATGCCTACGAATCTTTGTAAATGTCTACTTTACCTCAGTAATCGGTAAATAATGAGCTGACTGATCACAGATCATCTCACATGTCTCTCTGTCTCAGATCTCCACGGTGGGTTTGAGCTACATTCATCGCAGGACGTGGAGAAACAGAAACGGGTTAAAGAAGATCTAGAGCAGCTCGCCCTGTCCTGTTATAAAGAACAGAATGAACCTCTGCAGACGTCCACAGCTTTCAGGACGTTACAGGACGTTCCTCTAGACGCTTATAAGCACACAGACACATTAAGATCATCCAGCTCCTCTGCTCTTCTCCCCAACTGGCTACTGGCAGAAAACACACATTCAGACTCTCCACAGACACCTGAGAATAGTTTGACCCGACCCGATGCCCCGTTTTTACACTCGGGTGATGCCGTCATTTCAAAAACTGGGCGGGTTCCAGGGATCAGGACAGATGGTGAAGAGGAACAAGGACAGGATGTGTTGTTAACTGTAGTGGACATGCCTCGCCACAAGAGGCCGCTGCTGTCACAGGTCTTCGAATCCCTTAAAAAGTTTCACAATTCAACTGCGATACCCATAAAACAGTCCTGGCAACATCAGAGATCAGGCAGGGAAACACAAGACCATGATGCCCACACGGAGCAGGACTGCTTTGAGTTTCATACAGTCAACATTAGCAAAACCAAGCAATCACTGGGTATTATTTCATTTGACATTTCACATTACCTcaagtgcattaaaataaatctaaatagAGCAAAACCTTTCTAATATTTGAtggatacatttatttttatgaatccGTCTCAATGTATTCACAGTTTTAAACATTTCATTACTAAAGGATGAGATGATAAAGACTATATTAGATTCGCAGCAAAGCTGTGTTACACATTACAGGGCTTAAATGCAGGGTCATAAACGCAAATATGATTTGCATTACATTAAAAAGGAAAAACTGATATGACGTGTAAGTAAAATGTGTTTTACTCTGATTAGGGATCAGTATATCAGGTGGGGCGGAGTCCCGGGTTCAGCCTATGGTGAAGATCGAGAAGATTTTCCCAGGAGGAGCGGCATCTGCCAATGATGTCCTGCAGGTAAGAAACTTGATCAGTGGTGTCTAAGAGGGCCACTGTCATATCATGCTGGAGTTTAGCTCTAACATtaaccaaacacacctgaaccagCGCATCATTAAAACATCCAGGTAGATTTGTtcaggcaagttggagctaaactcttcAGGACAGTGGCACATCTGAGTTtagatgatgagtttataaaCCTGTTTTCTGTGTCTCAGGCTGGGTTTGAGCTGGTGTCGGTGGATGGTGTTTCTCTACAGGGTGTGACCCATCAGGATGCTGTAGACCTCATACGAGAGGCATTCAAAAATAAAGCCACTGATCCTATGGAGCTCGTGGTCAAAGTACCCACAGACCCCACAACACTCCAGTCAAATTATACAGCAGAACTAAAATGATCTGCAGCATAAGGGGGAGTGCACGCCAAAGGTTTTACGATGGTGTATGTCGATTTTACGATGGTGTATGTTTCGGTGTATGTTTTCAATCGTTTCCAATAGAAACGCTGCTTTTTTTCGCGCTGAGGattaaaaaatattcaactctgggtgaaaagctcagcttgttaatgtcagttctcacgcggccttccaatcacagtggaggctTTTTCGGCCGCGTTtgaaagctttggtgtgcacgctaccTTAATCTGAAACCGTCCTGCACAGAGTTTAGATCCGATCCTTAATGAAACAGCCCTGACCCAGCGAATCAATTCTCCAGGATTATTAGAAGGTGTGTTGGATCTAAACCCTTCAGGAACTTTAGGAGTTTATCATCACCACATCAGAATCTTTAGATTGATTTGCATCGTGACGTTGTCTTGTCAGCTGAATTGATTTAACAGACACTTCAATGTACTGAACACACCGACTGTCGTAGCTGCCAATAGACAGTCACACTTGTACTGAGTAACCTGCACAGCATTCTGGGAAGTGCTCTTACATGAACATTATTATTAGGAAATGATTGACATGATTCAACCATGCACATGCTCATATTGCTGACAAACTCCTTCAGTCTGACTTCATACACACAGCATGCTGGGCAGCTCTGCTCGCTTTAGGACAAATGctgttttataaatgaatgcCTTTGGTGACTGTGAGGATAACTCTTAATAATTAGAAATGTTTCAGATATGTTTTAAAGTTTCAATAAAATTCAAGTAAATGTTGTTCAGTGCAGCTGTTTAATTACAAATAATAGCTCATAGGAATATACAGTACAGCATGAAAAATAGACATGTATTGACTTCATACAAAcactgttatttaaaaaatgtacaataCTGCCAGAAGAATCACTCGCACAATACAGAGCGCTTAAACATCCTTTGGTCTATTCACAGTGACTTCTATGTAGTACACATTATAGTGTCCATTATAAACTTATTGAGTATAAAGCATGAATCTAAACCGTAACAGTGTTTTAGTCGAGTACAATTATAACAGTCTATAGCTTACGTATATGGCCATAAAACACAGCGTCTATGGAACCTGACTTTAGGATTAATTATTGTTGTGTCAGTAAATATCTCAGATTATACCACATGAATGATAATATCAGTGTGGATCATATCATGTGTTTCATTACAATAATATATCTCAACACATAATATAACGATAACGTGATGACGGATATCTGAGCGTTCTCCTtttctttatatatttatgtattacaTGATTACAGTCATTCTGATGTGCAGTGTATTTAATAAGGAAAATAATGAGTTAAATGTTGTTTTAGTTTGGTTTAGTACAGATGGAGTGATAGATGAAGCCATGAATCACACAAAATCTTCCTCACTTCTGTGAGTTTACTTCAGACACACATgcagacgcacacacacacacacacacacattaaatgAGACTGTATTTGTGCTTCATGtccaaaataaataatgacccttaaagtcaaataaatagtttttcacaAATATTGCATTGTATAAGTAAGATTGTAAGCAAGCATCTCATCATATTACAGCATGTATAAAGCATTGGGGTTGTGTGTGTCTGAAGGTAGATGATGGTGATGTGTTTTTGACATATATGAACCCTGTGTATCTTCTCGTCTTATACGCTCTGATCTGCTCTTACTGTCAATGATTCATCAGTGCATGTTATTCAAAACAATGTTCGTCTTAGTAATCGTTCATCAAAATGATTCGTTCACAGCTCCTCTAAAACAAGTTTTCTTAAGTGATGTCATCAAGACTATATACCACCTTATATTTTAAGACATTCTTTACAATCCAGTAAGCTTTACGTCATTCACAATACTGTTTGGATGTTGACTTGTTAGATGCAGCTGGTGGATCTTTATTATATGTAGAGTGCATTTCTGAATGCATGGCGTGGCAGTAGACATCGGTTTGAGATACTAGATCTCAGTTGCGGCAATGTCATCAAAGGTGACTTCATTTCCACTGCTCTCATCGTCCTGGTCTCTCATCTCCAGCTCCAGTCTGAGGTCACGGAGAGATCGATCGAGTTCTCGATTTCTTGTGTACATCTTTATGTAGTTCTGCTGAAGCTGTTTCTGATAGCGAATCACTTTATCTTTTTCCTCTTCCCAACTCTTTCTTTCGCTCTCAAACGCAGCGGCCTGATCAGACAAAGTCTGACGTTCGTACGCGAGCTCCGCCTTCAACCTGTCTGCATGCTGCTTTGATGCTTTTAATTCCTCACTTTCATTGGTTAGTCGCCGTTCCTCCCCAGATGCCCCGCCTCCTCTGTTGGAGGAGCTCACACTCAGAGTTTCACGCAGGCGAGACGATTCTTCCTCGAGACGACTCATCTTCTCTCTTAGCAGCTCGTTTTCGCTCTTGCGACGCTGCAGTTCATTCTCGCAGACCTCGAGCTCCAGGGTTCGGGTCCGTGACGCCGTGTGAGCCTCCTGTAGGTGACCGTGGCAGGTCTGTAGCTCCGAGCGCGCCTCCCTCAGCTGCCCGCGGAGAGTCACCAGCTCACCGGCGCGTTGGGCCAGATCAGCCTGAAGGTCTTTCAGTTGCTGCTTCAGCAGTGAAATCTCACCAGACTTCTGACACACCTGAGGGTCACAGGATTCAGTTAGAAACCCAAGATTAACAACAAACACCGCTGACTGTTTCTATTGACCAGACTTCATGATGCTGCTCATCATAAACTCTCCTCACCTCCCATTTGGTCTCCTCCAGTCTGGGACCCAGCTGGACGTGTTCTCGTTCACAGACGGCACATCGCTCCTCGAGTGTCTGACGCTCCTGCAGGAGCTTGGTCATCTCGTCGTGCTGCTGCTTCTTCTCCTGCTGAAGCTGAAAGAGCTGCACCTGAACCAGCTGAAGTTCTCGCTGCGCTTTATGAGACGCTTTCTGCATTTTAGCTGCGCAAGTCTGCCTGAACTCCTCCATCTCCAGCTCACTGCGTTTCTGCCTCTCCTCGTACACCTGTGACACAAGACGCACATACACCTTTGTTACAGCCATCATTTTATCACGCTCTTCATACTGATCTTACTTGATGGTTATTTCTGAGTTTCCTCATTACGTCACAATACATGATTGGGTAAGTGTGAAAATAACGTCTCACTCACTTGACAGATAGCTACTTCGTTCTCATCCAGGTTCTCTCTGAGCTGCTGAAGCTCCAGGTCTCTACCTTTCAGTTTCTCTTCCAGTTCTCTCACAATCATCTCGTAGACTTCTATAGGAGGCGGTGAAGGTCCACTTGACCCCATGTCTGACAGCGGCGGACAGCGACCACCCATAGACCCCGTGCTCTTGCTGGATGAAGAGCGTCCGCTGTCGGAGTTGGAGTGTCCGTGATGTCTAGCTGGCTCACTTTGGCTCACAGGGCTGTTATAGGCAGGAATGTTTGATAAGGAGTTGTCCGTCACGTTGAAAGAGTGGCTCAACAAACCGTTTCGAGCTCCGCTGTAAGAACTGCGTCGTTCTGTTACTACCGGGGTGACGTCCTCATCTCCTAATGAAAACATGCTAAGGTTACCTTGGCTTCCAGACAGAGCGCCCCCTTGCCGTGGAGAGAGGAACTGCATGCCGTTGCGACTCCTGGGGATGACGGGTTTGAAGGCAGTGGGTCTGATAATGGCCTGCTGAATGTTCTGAAAGAAAACAGTCATGTAAACCAAAGTCATTAGAAGTGTTGggaaaagttacttttaaaagtattgcattacaatattaaaggcgttctaagcgaatctgcgagacgttagtttttgttgacgtttgaattgttttcaaacagactgaacgtagctaactcctccctcTCCCTTCCGTgcctttttttacagtttgatcagcggacaggcagcaagcagacagtgaggagatgtttgctgtatgtaacaaaaaatgttttatggtctaaaacgcttcaattcgcttagagcgcctttaagttACTCTCCAAAAAAGTAGCTTATTCATTACTTGGTTACTTTTCATAGAAAGTAATACttgcgttacttttaagttacttttgtgtTACTTATCTTatcattcagaaattgcatattaccgtcgcaaaaatgtcaaactCTGGCCTCCCATCTCcctttctgactcaaactgtccCGGCTCAGGTGCGCACACATAGAGTCTGTAATTCTACATGACTACATTAAGTTTAATTCTGTTTGTCCTACCACTTCACTCACTTTCTTTTAAGCAAGAtcatttttattagtttttctaTAAACGTATGAAGATGTGTTGTACAGCGACAATGatttgtcctccattgttgtttcgTAGTTCTGCCTCCGCTCGCTTAGtcgtaatcacgtcactactagagcaagctcctgatttgTTAACACAGCAAGAATATCCGCAAAAGTTCAAAGTTTCAACAACTTTAAACGTTGCATGCGTCAAAAGCCTGAAACACTCGATTTGCGCCATGTCATTTGTGTGAATCGCCCCGCAGGACATttattgcgtctttgcattgacttaacatgtaaatcactcatgCTTAACGCTTCATTTATGTCTGGTGTGAGCACACCATTAGTATCTCTAAGTTTCTGTGAGAGGAATCTTCACAATGATCATACTCACCCTTTCTAACTGGCCTGACACGGGGACCAGTTTCGGAGGTCCGTCTTTATCATTCCTGTCCATTATCAAGTCTTCATGCGAATACGAGCGAGAACCGAAACCCTTTCCTCTGCCAACGATAGCCCTCCTCTTACTGGACGGGGTCCGACTTCCAAGCAGAAAATCCTGCGAGGTCTCTGGCAGCACCCATCCTGAGTCTGGCGTGCCCTTACGAAACTTGGTGCTGACCTCGAGGTGTCCTCGGTCATGATGGGTGAAATGGTTGGGAATCAAGTTACCGACCTGACCCATTGCTCTCCTTGATGGAGGAGAGGTTGGGGAGCGCCGGTGGATACGAGCGTCCAGGCCTGGTGCCGGATGATCGACGGACACAGGGAGAGACTGGACCAGCGCCATGATTTTCAGATACTAATTTCACAAAACCTGCATGTAGATAAGATATTACATTACAAAAGGATCCACATACACATAAATGTTCTTAACTCTTCATGTATAGTGACGAACTCACTATAGTGTTGTAATCTCTAGTGATGTTAATCCTTTAATGCAGCAAAACCAATATCTCAGGTTTAACAATCACTTAAAGCCATTTTAAAGAAGTCAAGTTTGCTCTTCACAACGTTATTcaaaacatcatcatcatcatcatattcaTTGTGTGCTGTGCTTCCTCTTAGTGTTCATGAAGGTTAATAACACATCCAGACACTTCTCTTCTGGGTTTAATCGAGACGGATTAGAGAAATGAATCCATGATAGCtcaaatgtaaacaatataaaGACTTAAGAAGATTAACTCACATTGGGTTTATGATCTCTCTGTGTCCTCTGCTGATTCTctagtagtcacttctttagcTGTTATTATAACATTAACCCTCATTACATTACTTTATCTGTAGATCATCATCATAAGAAATTCAAGAAAATAAAGAGGGTGGATTTCTGTCCTGTGatttagtttttgtttattGACATTTCTACATTCATGTCAGTGAATCTCTCTGTTGGTAAATGTGAGCTGCCCAGATCACTTCATTCAGTCTTTGATCTGCTGCTGCTGATTTTACTTCTAGAGGATTCTGTGCCGACTCAATCCACAGATCCATGTAACCTCAGGGAGACATCACTAACAGCCCAACATGGAAAATCTCTGAATGTGTCTGATATCATACAGGGTTCAGAGACCTCCACAACACCTCATTCACT
The Paramisgurnus dabryanus chromosome 1, PD_genome_1.1, whole genome shotgun sequence genome window above contains:
- the lzts2b gene encoding leucine zipper putative tumor suppressor 2 homolog — protein: MALVQSLPVSVDHPAPGLDARIHRRSPTSPPSRRAMGQVGNLIPNHFTHHDRGHLEVSTKFRKGTPDSGWVLPETSQDFLLGSRTPSSKRRAIVGRGKGFGSRSYSHEDLIMDRNDKDGPPKLVPVSGQLERNIQQAIIRPTAFKPVIPRSRNGMQFLSPRQGGALSGSQGNLSMFSLGDEDVTPVVTERRSSYSGARNGLLSHSFNVTDNSLSNIPAYNSPVSQSEPARHHGHSNSDSGRSSSSKSTGSMGGRCPPLSDMGSSGPSPPPIEVYEMIVRELEEKLKGRDLELQQLRENLDENEVAICQVYEERQKRSELEMEEFRQTCAAKMQKASHKAQRELQLVQVQLFQLQQEKKQQHDEMTKLLQERQTLEERCAVCEREHVQLGPRLEETKWEVCQKSGEISLLKQQLKDLQADLAQRAGELVTLRGQLREARSELQTCHGHLQEAHTASRTRTLELEVCENELQRRKSENELLREKMSRLEEESSRLRETLSVSSSNRGGGASGEERRLTNESEELKASKQHADRLKAELAYERQTLSDQAAAFESERKSWEEEKDKVIRYQKQLQQNYIKMYTRNRELDRSLRDLRLELEMRDQDDESSGNEVTFDDIAATEI